In Stieleria varia, one genomic interval encodes:
- a CDS encoding alpha/beta hydrolase fold domain-containing protein produces the protein MTFRSAFLCCIFAASLAVFATTATSQDAQTEKRMRDAGAEIEVYKTTEDADGKAVSLEAYVFYPPNHNPGDRRSAIVFFFGGGWKSGTPAQFSEHCRYLAARGMVAITADYRVLSRQGTKAVSCVADGKSAIRWVRQNAERLGVDTNRVAAGGGSAGGHVAACTGVIAEFDESGENNDVSSRPNAMALFNPAVVLASIDERLPLDRAKLDELAERMGTSPESLSPVHHVGKDAPPTILFHGRADDTVPYWTAEAFRDAMVAAGNRCELVGFDGEGHGFFNHGRGNNSSYERTIRELDSFLVSLGYITARKPADSLPIATIDLDSDTKRQVIVDREEGQYLGHPTTCLLEDGKTILCVYPKGHGRGGIVFKRSDDGGVTWSDRLPTPENWMTSKEVPTLHRVVDPQGTKRIIMWSGLYPARLAVSEDNGETWGPLQQVGDWGGIVVMGFVEPLKTGPGHYLAMFHDDGRFFTKKGKATGVFTLYQTFSKDGGLTWSDPESIFQSSEVHLCEPGCIRSPDGKRLAVLLRENSRRKNSHVIFSDDEAVSWSQPRELPLTLTGDRHTGKYTEDGRLFVSFRCVSPKQSSKQRLFEGDWVGWVGAWGDLVNGDDGQYFVRLKDNQKGYDTAYPGVEVLPDDTIVTTTYGHWDQDKQPYILSVRLKLPELDAMTTQ, from the coding sequence ATGACATTTCGTTCCGCCTTTCTTTGTTGTATTTTCGCTGCTTCGCTGGCCGTCTTTGCGACCACCGCGACTTCACAAGACGCCCAGACGGAAAAGCGAATGCGTGATGCCGGGGCGGAAATCGAAGTGTACAAAACGACCGAGGATGCTGATGGCAAAGCGGTCTCGCTTGAAGCGTACGTGTTCTATCCGCCCAACCACAACCCAGGGGATCGGCGTTCCGCGATCGTGTTCTTTTTTGGTGGCGGCTGGAAAAGCGGTACGCCGGCACAATTTAGCGAACACTGCCGATACTTGGCCGCTCGCGGAATGGTGGCGATCACGGCTGACTACCGCGTCTTGAGCCGGCAAGGCACCAAAGCGGTGAGCTGCGTTGCTGACGGCAAGTCGGCGATCCGTTGGGTGCGACAGAACGCTGAACGGCTTGGCGTCGATACCAATCGTGTCGCGGCCGGCGGTGGATCCGCTGGCGGTCATGTTGCCGCATGCACGGGCGTGATCGCTGAGTTCGATGAATCGGGTGAAAACAATGACGTCAGCAGCCGGCCCAATGCGATGGCATTGTTCAATCCCGCCGTCGTGTTGGCTTCGATCGATGAACGCTTGCCTTTGGACCGAGCCAAACTGGATGAACTGGCAGAGCGAATGGGGACGTCGCCTGAATCGCTCTCTCCGGTTCATCATGTCGGTAAAGACGCCCCGCCGACGATTCTCTTTCATGGTCGCGCCGACGATACGGTTCCGTATTGGACCGCGGAAGCATTCCGTGACGCGATGGTTGCTGCGGGCAATCGATGCGAGCTGGTCGGGTTCGATGGCGAAGGACACGGTTTCTTTAATCATGGTCGTGGAAACAACTCAAGCTATGAACGAACCATTCGTGAATTGGACTCTTTTTTGGTTTCGTTGGGATACATCACGGCACGAAAGCCGGCGGACTCGCTGCCGATCGCAACGATCGATTTGGATAGCGATACGAAACGTCAAGTCATCGTTGATCGAGAGGAGGGACAGTACCTGGGCCATCCAACGACGTGTTTACTGGAGGATGGGAAGACGATTCTGTGTGTCTACCCCAAGGGACACGGTCGCGGAGGAATCGTTTTCAAACGCAGCGACGACGGTGGGGTGACTTGGAGCGATCGCTTGCCGACACCGGAAAACTGGATGACGTCCAAAGAAGTTCCCACGTTGCACCGTGTCGTTGATCCTCAAGGAACCAAACGCATCATCATGTGGTCAGGACTGTATCCCGCGCGGTTGGCGGTTTCAGAGGACAACGGCGAAACGTGGGGGCCGCTGCAGCAAGTCGGTGATTGGGGCGGGATCGTTGTGATGGGTTTTGTGGAACCATTGAAAACCGGTCCAGGTCATTACCTGGCAATGTTTCATGACGATGGTCGATTCTTTACCAAAAAAGGGAAAGCCACTGGCGTTTTTACCTTGTACCAAACCTTCTCCAAAGATGGCGGTTTGACGTGGTCGGATCCGGAATCAATTTTCCAATCCTCCGAAGTCCATTTGTGTGAGCCCGGATGCATCCGCTCGCCCGATGGAAAACGACTCGCCGTGCTGTTGCGTGAAAACTCGAGGCGTAAGAATTCACATGTCATCTTTTCAGATGATGAAGCAGTATCGTGGTCGCAGCCTCGGGAATTACCGCTGACATTGACGGGAGATCGTCACACGGGCAAATACACGGAGGATGGCAGGCTGTTCGTCAGCTTTCGTTGTGTGTCGCCAAAGCAAAGCAGCAAACAACGACTCTTTGAAGGAGACTGGGTGGGCTGGGTTGGGGCGTGGGGTGACTTGGTCAACGGAGATGACGGGCAATATTTTGTGCGATTGAAGGACAATCAAAAGGGCTACGATACCGCGTATCCTGGCGTCGAAGTGTTACCCGACGATACGATCGTCACGACGACCTACGGCCATTGGGACCAGGACAAGCAGCCCTATATCTTGAGCGTACGACTGAAGCTCCCTGAGCTGGACGCGATGACAACTCAATAG
- the treZ gene encoding malto-oligosyltrehalose trehalohydrolase encodes MKNQLCEPGFDPADVDTTHLHQSLGAVPVDDDQVFFSVFAPTKQRIDVQCLIGEESSDRPWHRLKRRASGFHTGVISGLGDRLPGSPIRYFYSVDSGPPRPDPASRFQPEGVHGPSEVVDTAFSWTDDEWQGVSREDLVIYELHIGAFTESGTFVSAIDRLDELVELGITAIELMPVAASAGRWNWGYDGVAFFAPSAAYGTPDDFRRLVDAAHQRGLAVLLDVVYNHLGPEGNYLGDFGPYLSDKHQTPWGAAPNFDAEHSETIRRFFVANAIAWLAEYHLDGLRVDAIHCMADDSDTHIVSQLSDAVAMWSTQSGRSAMLIAESNVYDPEMLTPRQSGGLGFDAQWCDDFLHSVFAVLRPGEQLSNRVYRPHHDLSQALRVGYVYEGTLRRERWRPNVERRVETAGLIYSIQNHDFIGNHPLGQRLHQLTSDAAHRAAAALLILSPAIPMLFMGEEFACDHPFCFFVDFSDENMRQAVVDGRRKEYPQHDWSAGILPIDPNAFQSAKIGSASAGNPVTRDWYRTLIGIRKAWRASGLLHDDHLTVSVDESRGLYAMHYERDGERGSVVTRLNSQTDAGPVSMDGEIPGDAIVLGHSVQPDGNSGPQDGLRDLHSNHAAIFHHKI; translated from the coding sequence ATGAAGAATCAACTCTGTGAACCGGGCTTCGATCCCGCTGACGTCGACACCACGCACTTGCATCAATCACTCGGCGCGGTCCCCGTGGACGATGACCAAGTTTTTTTCAGCGTCTTTGCACCGACGAAACAGCGGATTGATGTCCAGTGTTTGATCGGCGAGGAGTCCAGTGACCGACCATGGCATCGTTTGAAACGCCGAGCCAGCGGGTTTCACACTGGCGTGATCTCTGGTTTGGGCGATCGGCTGCCAGGATCACCGATTCGATACTTCTACTCCGTCGATTCAGGTCCGCCTCGGCCGGACCCCGCGTCGCGGTTTCAACCGGAGGGGGTTCATGGACCGAGCGAGGTGGTCGACACGGCGTTTTCGTGGACCGATGACGAATGGCAGGGAGTTTCGCGAGAGGATCTCGTGATCTACGAATTGCACATCGGTGCCTTTACCGAGTCAGGCACGTTCGTATCCGCCATCGATCGACTCGACGAACTGGTGGAACTGGGGATCACAGCCATCGAACTGATGCCAGTGGCGGCCAGTGCGGGACGTTGGAACTGGGGCTACGACGGGGTCGCGTTCTTTGCACCTTCGGCGGCTTACGGGACACCGGATGATTTCCGAAGGCTGGTCGACGCTGCCCATCAACGCGGCTTGGCGGTCCTATTGGACGTGGTCTACAACCATTTGGGTCCGGAAGGCAACTACTTAGGCGATTTCGGTCCCTATCTGTCCGACAAGCACCAGACGCCATGGGGCGCGGCACCGAATTTCGATGCGGAACACAGTGAGACGATCCGTCGTTTCTTTGTCGCCAACGCGATCGCTTGGTTGGCCGAGTACCACCTGGACGGTTTGCGTGTCGACGCGATTCACTGCATGGCCGATGACAGCGATACTCACATTGTTTCCCAGTTGAGCGATGCCGTCGCGATGTGGTCCACACAGTCTGGGCGATCGGCGATGTTGATCGCCGAATCCAATGTGTACGATCCCGAAATGTTAACACCAAGACAATCGGGCGGACTTGGGTTCGATGCCCAGTGGTGTGACGATTTTCTGCACAGTGTGTTTGCAGTGCTTCGGCCAGGCGAACAATTGTCCAACCGAGTTTATCGGCCGCATCACGATCTCAGTCAGGCGTTGCGTGTCGGATATGTCTACGAAGGTACCTTGAGGCGGGAACGTTGGCGTCCGAACGTTGAACGTCGAGTTGAAACCGCCGGACTGATCTACTCGATTCAGAACCATGACTTCATCGGCAATCACCCGCTGGGGCAACGACTGCATCAGTTGACCAGTGATGCGGCGCACCGCGCGGCCGCTGCATTGCTGATTCTGTCTCCTGCGATCCCGATGCTGTTCATGGGCGAAGAATTCGCGTGTGACCATCCGTTTTGTTTCTTCGTCGATTTCAGCGACGAAAACATGCGTCAGGCGGTCGTCGACGGGCGTCGTAAAGAGTATCCACAGCATGATTGGTCGGCAGGAATCTTGCCGATCGACCCGAATGCATTTCAGTCGGCCAAGATCGGCTCCGCGTCGGCGGGTAACCCGGTCACGCGAGATTGGTATCGGACGTTGATCGGCATTCGAAAGGCCTGGCGTGCCAGCGGGTTGCTCCACGACGACCACTTGACCGTCTCGGTGGACGAGTCGCGAGGCCTGTACGCGATGCATTATGAAAGGGACGGTGAACGCGGCAGCGTGGTCACACGACTGAACTCACAAACGGACGCAGGCCCCGTCTCAATGGATGGGGAGATCCCCGGTGATGCGATCGTTCTGGGGCATTCAGTTCAACCAGATGGAAACTCGGGGCCACAAGATGGGCTGAGGGATTTGCACTCCAATCACGCGGCGATCTTTCACCACAAGATCTGA